One Spinacia oleracea cultivar Varoflay chromosome 4, BTI_SOV_V1, whole genome shotgun sequence DNA segment encodes these proteins:
- the LOC110801585 gene encoding aldehyde dehydrogenase family 3 member F1, translated as MDEREMEELRSYFNGGNTREATWRKQQLKGLLKFLEEREEDIFRALKLDLGKHPVESYRDEIGTLIKDVNVALDNLRNWMSGKKIKLPLAAFRCSANMVPEPLGVVLIIPSWNFPFGLSLEPLIGAIAAGCTAVIKPSELSPASSALLAEAIPTYIDSEAVKIIQGGVDVCGQLLQYKWDKILFTGSSRVARVVMTAAAKHLTPVVLELGGKCPCIIDSLPKSWLKEVVINRLLGGKFGMCSGQVCIGVDYILVEKQLCSSLIEQLKEGIKRTFGGNPEECVARIINKDHFKRLTGLIDEYGVRQSIVYGGSFDEDKLFIEPTILVDPPLNAEIMTGEIFGPLLPIITLNNIEESINFINSRPKPLAMYCFTDNNKFMQRVETETSSGSLLFNDTIVQYAADTAPFGGVGESGFGRYHGKFTFDTFSHEKPVLKRSLFPDFWFRYPPWTNKKLELLRAAFAFQYFYVLLIALGLKKPRKLPTHI; from the exons ATGGATGAGAGGGAGATGGAAGAACTAAGAAGCTACTTTAATGGTGGGAATACAAGAGAAGCAACATGGAGGAAACAACAATTGAAAGGTTTACTAAAGtttttagaggagagagaagaagataTATTTCGAGCTCTTAAGCTCGATCTCGGTAAACACCCGGTTGAATCATACAGAGACGAG ataggAACACTGATCAAGGATGTCAATGTAGCATTAGATAACTTGAGAAATTGGATGTCCGGTAAAAAG ATTAAATTACCTCTAGCTGCATTTCGCTGTTCAGCAAACATGGTCCCGGAGCCTCTTGGTGTTGTGCTCATAATACCATCTTGGAATTTCCCATTTG GTTTATCATTAGAGCCATTGATAGGTGCAATAGCAGCAGGGTGTACAGCAGTGATAAAACCATCAGAATTATCCCCTGCTTCATCTGCACTTCTTGCTGAAGCCATCCCAACTTACATTGATTCTGAAGCTGTTAAGATCATTCAAGGTGGAGTTGATGTTTGTGGCCAACTCTTGCagtataaatgggacaagatctTATTCACAG GAAGTAGTCGAGTAGCACGAGTAGTCATGACTGCTGCTGCGAAGCATTTGACACCAGTAGTCCTGGAATTGGGTGGAAAATGCCCATGTATCATTGATTCTCTACCAAAATCTTGGTTAAAAGAG GTTGTCATTAACCGACTGTTAGGAGGGAAATTTGGAATGTGCAGTGGTCAAGTATGTATTGGAGTGGATTACATCCTTGTAGAAAAACAACTATGCTCATCTTTG ATTGAGCAGTTGAAGGAAGGAATCAAGAGAACTTTTGGGGGAAATCCAGAAGAATGTGTTGCAAGAATAATCAATAAAGACCATTTTAAGCGATTAACGGGACTTATTGATGAATATGGAGTTAGACAATCTATAGTCTATGGTGGTTCATTCGACGAAGATAAGTT GTTTATTGAACCAACTATTTTGGTGGATCCTCCACTTAATGCTGAAATTATGACCGGGGAAATATTCGGGCCATTGCTCCCAATAATTACG TTGAATAATATTGAAGAAAGCATCAATTTCATAAATTCAAGGCCGAAGCCACTCGCAATGTATTGTTTTACGGACAATAATAAATTCATGCAACGAGTTGAAACTGAGACATCGTCTGGTTCATTGTTATTCAATGACACAATTGTTCAG TATGCGGCCGACACGGCCCCATTTGGAGGGGTGGGAGAAAGTGGATTTGGAAGATACCATGGCAAGTTTACATTTGATACATTCAGCCATGAGAAACCTGTGTTGAAGAGATCATTATTCCCAGATTTTTGGTTTCGTTATCCTCCGTGGACCAATAAGAAGCTAGAACTCTTGAGAGCTGCATTTGCTTTCCAATATTTCTATGTACTTCTAATTGCTTTGGGTTTAAAGAAGCCTAGGAAACTTCCTACCCATATTTAA
- the LOC110801577 gene encoding H/ACA ribonucleoprotein complex subunit 4-like, translating to MADVEISRSDKKKKKSKSAAADDGVPKTTDSHAQDDTNNTDFLIKPQSFTPTIDTSEWPILLKNYDRLNVRTGHYTPLPSGFSPLKRPLAEYIRYGILNLDKPANPSSHEVVAWIKRILRVEKTGHSGTLDPKVTGNLIVCIERATRLVKSQQGAGKEYVCVARLHSAVPDVAKVARALETLTGAVFQRPPLISAVKRQLRIRTIYESKLLEYDADRHLVVFWISCEAGTYVRTLCVHLGLLLGVGGHMQELRRVRSGILGEKSNMVTMHDVMDAQWMYDNYRDESYLRRVIMPLEVVLTSYKRLVVKDSAVNAICYGAKLMIPGLLRFENDIEVGEEIVLMTTKGEAIALGIAEMTTAVMATCDHGIVAKIKRVIMDRDTYPRKWGLGPRASMKKKLIADGKLDKHGKPNEQTPVEWARNVVLPTGGDSMIASIAASPAEPVKAEADDVVVEEKKEKKHKRKLEEVDASPAADGAKKIKVQEEEVVEVKEKVKKVKDQEVEVEKKEKKKKKKEVIEEAVTPDVEKSKSKKDKKKKDKEEKADSDSSDEEKSEKKKKKKKKSKGVENGDADAADTEDESRSEKKKEKKKKKKDKDADEE from the coding sequence ATGGCGGACGTCGAAATCTCTCGCTCagataagaagaagaagaagagcaaGAGCGCCGCCGCTGATGACGGCGTCCCCAAAACGACAGACTCCCATGCCCAAGACGACACCAACAACACTGATTTCCTAATCAAGCCACAGAGTTTCACCCCAACAATCGACACTTCTGAGTGGCCAATTCTCCTAAAAAACTACGACCGTTTGAATGTGAGAACTGGGCATTACACTCCACTTCCATCTGGGTTTTCTCCCCTGAAACGACCCCTTGCTGAATACATCAGGTATGGTATTCTTAATCTAGATAAGCCTGCTAATCCTTCTTCCCATGAAGTTGTTGCTTGGATTAAACGTATTTTGCGGGTAGAGAAAACTGGACATTCTGGTACTTTAGATCCCAAGGTTACTGGgaatttaattgtttgtatTGAAAGGGCTACTCGTTTAGTTAAATCTCAACAAGGTGCTGGAAAAGAGTATGTCTGTGTTGCTAGATTGCATTCTGCTGTTCCTGATGTTGCTAAAGTTGCTAGAGCTTTGGAAACTTTAACAGGGGCTGTGTTTCAGAGGCCACCATTGATTTCCGCTGTTAAAAGGCAGCTTAGGATTAGGACTATTTATGAAAGTAAGCTGCTTGAGTATGATGCAGATAGGCATTTGGTTGTTTTCTGGATTAGTTGTGAGGCAGGTACTTATGTGAGGACACTGTGTGTCCATTTGGGGTTGTTGTTGGGTGTGGGAGGACATATGCAGGAACTTAGGAGGGTGCGGTCGGGGATTTTGGGGGAGAAGAGTAATATGGTGACAATGCACGATGTGATGGATGCGCAATGGATGTATGATAATTACAGGGATGAGAGTTATTTGAGGCGAGTTATTATGCCGTTGGAGGTTGTTTTGACTAGCTATAAGAGGCTGGTTGTGAAGGATTCGGCTGTGAATGCTATCTGTTACGGAGCAAAGTTGATGATTCCTGGATTGCTTAGATTTGAGAATGATATTGAAGTTGGGGAAGAGATTGTTTTGATGACAACGAAGGGTGAAGCTATTGCGTTGGGGATTGCTGAGATGACAACTGCAGTTATGGCTACTTGTGATCATGGGATTGTTGCCAAGATTAAGAGGGTGATTATGGATCGGGATACTTATCCGAGGAAATGGGGGCTTGGGCCAAGGGCTtcgatgaagaagaagctgattGCAGATGGGAAGCTGGATAAGCATGGTAAACCAAATGAGCAGACTCCTGTTGAATGGGCGAGGAATGTGGTGCTTCCTACTGGTGGAGATTCCATGATTGCTAGCATTGCTGCTTCACCTGCTGAACCTGTCAAGGCCGAGGCGGATGATGTTGTTGTAGAggagaagaaagagaagaagcACAAGAGGAAATTGGAGGAGGTTGATGCCAGTCCTGCTGCTGATGGTGCTAAGAAGATTAAAGTTCAGGAAGAGGAAGTTGTGGAAGTGAAAGAGAAAGTGAAGAAGGTGAAGGATCAGGAAGTTGAAGTggagaagaaagagaagaaaaagaagaagaaggaggtaATAGAGGAAGCTGTTACTCCTGATGTAGAGAAGTCCAAGTCTAAGAAGGATAAGAAAAAGAAGGATAAAGAAGAAAAGGCTGATTCTGATTCATCAGACGAGGAGAAATccgagaagaaaaagaagaagaagaagaagagcaaGGGTGTTGAGAATGGTGACGCCGATGCTGCTGATACAGAGGATGAAAGTCGAAGtgagaaaaagaaggaaaagaagaagaagaagaaggataAAGATGCTGATGAAGAATAA
- the LOC110801595 gene encoding polyadenylate-binding protein RBP47B' — MAAPQPHHHQPQTLEEVRTLWIGDLQIWVDESYILNCFAQSGEVISVKVIRNKLTGHPEGYGFVEFVSHAAAERVLQSYNGTPMPGTEQPFRLNWASFGIGERRPDAGPEHSIFVGDLAPDVSDYLLQETFRAHYPSVRGAKVVTDPSTGRSKGYGFVKFADEMERNRAMTEMNGQYCLSRPMRISAATPKKSPGIQQQYAVAKALYPAPTYVVPAVQPVQQLPVENDPNNTTIYVGNLDPNVTEEELRQHCLHFGEIGYVKIPASKGCGFVQYAVRASAEEAILKMQGTVIGQQPVRVSWGKSPTAKQDSAAWGQQVDPSQWGAYYGYGQGYDAYAYGAGAQDPYAYNAYAGYAQYPQQPEGVQDMTAAASVAPGMEQREDDPLATPDVDRLNAAYLSVHGSSILGRQMWLTTSPFAMQASSVNGCQ; from the exons ATGGCAGCTCCTCAACCGCACCATCATCAACCACAAACCCTAGAAGAAGTTCGAACTCTTTGGATTGGTGACCTTCAAATTTGGGTCGACGAGTCCTATATTCTCAATTGCTTCGCACAATCTGGGGag GTTATTTCTGTGAAGGTCATCCGTAACAAGCTTACTGGCCATCCAGAGGGGTATGGATTTGTCGAGTTTGTTTCGCATGCAGCTGCTGAACGTGTTTTGCAATCGTATAACGGAACTCCCATGCCAGGAACTGAGCAGCCTTTCAGACTAAATTGGGCATCATTTGGGATTGGAGAAAGAAGACCTGATGCGGGTCCCGAGCATTCTATCTTTGTGGGTGATTTGGCACCTGATGTTTCAGATTATTTGTTGCAAGAAACCTTTAGAGCTCACTATCCTTCAGTAAGGGGAGCAAAGGTTGTAACTGATCCGAGCACTGGTCGTTCAAAGGGATACGGGTTTGTTAAATTTGCAGATGAAATGGAGAGAAACCGGGCCATGACTGAAATGAATGGCCAATACTGTTTATCAAGGCCTATGCGTATTAGTGCTGCAACTCCTAAAAAGTCACCAGGGATCCAGCAACAGTATGCTGTAGCCAAAG CCCTATATCCTGCTCCAACATACGTAGTGCCAGCAGTTCAACCAGTTCAACAATTACCAGTGGAGAATGATCCGAATAATACAACG atttatGTTGGTAATTTGGACCCAAATGTAACCGAAGAAGAGCTGAGACAACATTGCTTGCATTTTGGAGAGATTGGCTATGTCAAGATCCCAGCTAGTAAAGGATGTGGTTTTGTGCAGTATGCAGTTAG GGCATCTGCTGAAGAAGCTATACTGAAGATGCAAGGAACTGTGATAGGTCAGCAACCAGTTCGTGTTTCATGGGGCAAGAGCCCAACTGCTAAACAG GACTCTGCTGCATGGGGTCAGCAAGTGGATCCGAGCCAGTGGGGTGCATACTATGGATATGGGCAAGGTTATGACGCCTACGCATATGGTGCTGGTGCTCAGGACCCATATGCTTACAATGCATATGCTGGGTATGCTCAGTATCCTCAGCAG CCTGAAGGTGTTCAAGATATGACCGCGGCAGCAAGCGTTGCTCCAGGAATGGAGCAGAGAGAGGATGATCCCCTTGCTACACCTGATGTTGACAG ACTTAATGCAGCTTATCTTTCCGTCCACGGAAGTTCAATCCTCGGCCGTCAAATGTGGTTAACGACCTCTCCATTTGCGATGCAAGCTTCATCCGTTAATGGATGTCAGTAG
- the LOC110801603 gene encoding 1-acyl-sn-glycerol-3-phosphate acyltransferase PLS1-like encodes MEIPVIFVIIPVGLVFLLSGLIVNLIQAILYVLVRPLSKNMYRRLNKVVTELLWSEAVWLFDWWAGVKVELHTDSETLRLMGKEHALLISNHRSDIDWLIGWVLAQRAGCLGCTMAIMKNVLRYLPVIGWSMCFSEYIFVKRRWAEDESTLKSGYEKLKDFPVPFWLALFVEGTRFTQPKLLDAQQFAISKGLNVPRNVLLPRTKGLVLAVKHMRSFVPAVYDVTFTVARDSHPPSMLSLLKGKSSVVKVHVKRHLMHELPETSDGIAQWCTNLFVAKDAFLDQYFSGGSFGSEELQDFGRPKKSLIVMIVWSCLLGMGAFGFFFWTQVFATWPGIIVSAAVLLLVIVTMQTLILFTQSEPNIDSMPIKILTQDPTKEILLKR; translated from the exons ATGGAAATTCCTgttatttttgttattattcCAGTGGGATTAGTTTTTCTTCTTTCAGGCCTAATTGTTAATCTCATTCAG GCTATCCTTTATGTCTTAGTTCGACCTCTATCAAAGAATATGTATCGGAGATTAAACAAAGTAGTAACAGAACTGTTGTGGTCAGAGGCTGTTTGGCTCTTTGATTGGTGGGCAGGTGTGAAG GTGGAGCTGCACACTGATTCTGAGACATTGCGTTTGATGG GTAAAGAACACGCTCTTCTTATCTCCAACCATAGAAGTGACATTGATTGGCTTATTGGATGGGTCTTAGCTCAG AGAGCAGGTTGCCTAGGTTGTACTATGGCTATCATGAAGAATGTTTTAAGGTATCTTCCG GTTATTGGTTGGTCGATGTGTTTCTCTGAGTACATTTTTGTCAAAAGGAGATGGGCTGAAGATGAAAGCACCCTAAAG TCAGGTTACGAGAAATTAAAGGATTTTCCTGTTCCCTTTTGGTTGGCTCTCTTCGTTGAAGGAACTCGCTTCACACAACCAAAACTGTTAGATGCTCAGCAGTTTGCTATTTCAAAAGGGTTAAATGTCCCCAGAAACGTTTTGCTTCCTCGTACCAAG GGTCTTGTTCTAGCTGTAAAACATATGCGGTCATTTGTTCCAGCAGTGTATGATGTTACCTTCACCGTAGCCAGAGATAGTCACCCACCTTCAATGCTATCATTACTAAAGGGAAAATCTTCTGTG GTAAAAGTGCATGTTAAGCGGCATTTGATGCACGAATTGCCCGAAACTAGTGATGGTATTGCACAGTGGTGCACAAACCTGTTTGTGGCCAAG GACGCATTCTTGGATCAGTACTTTTCAGGTGGCAGTTTTGGTAGCGAAGAACTTCAAGATTTTGGTCGACCAAAGAAATCATTAATT GTGATGATTGTTTggtcttgtttacttggcatgGGTGCTTTCGGGTTCTTTTTCTGGACTCAAGTTTTCGCGACATGGCCAGGAATTATAGTATCAGCTGCAGTTCTGCTACTTGTTATAGTCACCATGCAGACCCTGATTCTGTTCACACAGTCAGAACCAAACATTGATTCTATGCCAATCAAGATACTCACACAAGATCCAACAAAAGAGATTCTTCTTAAAAGATGA